In Silene latifolia isolate original U9 population unplaced genomic scaffold, ASM4854445v1 scaffold_167, whole genome shotgun sequence, a single window of DNA contains:
- the LOC141638050 gene encoding xyloglucan O-acetyltransferase 3-like, giving the protein MREFIENTKTNGLASLIVYLIVFTTILSILALYSPFSFLIPGKRLPINLTDHDISRCDLFDGQWVQDPKGPLYKNTSCSTIPSSKNCFLHGRNDTEFLYWRWKPYGCELTRFEPTTFLDIVRDKRLAFIGDSVARNQMESLLCLLSQEETPIDVFKDAKDRSRTWFFPRSNFTLMVLWTRFLIKGVEREGGVFDLHLDQVDENWAQNVSHGVVDFAIVSDSQWFFKKNYLYENGKLIGSLDCNETDVNEFDVGFTIGKAFQTTLRYINDCENCKDMVTIVRTISPSHFENGTWKTGGNCERTKLYNTKDVGDLLTEGKNKVEWEVRNVQLEEVERVRKDAATSRDNFRVMDITKVMVTRPDGHPGSHWRDKKKKGFNDCVHWCMPGPIDVWNDLMLALLSRITL; this is encoded by the exons atgagaGAATTCATAGAGAATACAAAAACTAACGGCCTTGCTTCATTAATCGTATACCTAATTGTTTTCACAACAATTTTAAGCATTTTAGCCCTTTACTCCCCTTTCTCCTTCCTCATTCCTGGGAAACGACTTCCGATTAACCTTACCGATCACG ATATTTCGAGATGTGATTTGTTTGATGGGCAATGGGTTCAAGACCCAAAGGGCCCACTATACAAAAATACAAGTTGTTCAACAATCCCATCATCAAAGAATTGTTTCTTGCATGGAAGGAATGACACAGAATTCTTATATTGGAGATGGAAGCCATACGGATGTGAACTGACAAGATTCGAACCCACAACCTTTCTTGACATAGTTCGCGACAAAAGGCTCGCGTTTATAGGAGACTCGGTTGCTAGAAACCAAATGGAGTCACTTTTATGTCTTCTATCTCAAGAGGAGACTCCAATAGATGTGTTCAAGGATGCTAAAGATCGGTCTCGAACATGGTTCTTTCCTAGGAGTAATTTCACCCTTATGGTGTTATGGACTCGGTTTTTGATCAAGGGTGTTGAGAGAGAAGGCGGTGTGTTTGATTTGCACCTTGATCAAGTCGACGAAAATTGGGCTCAAAATGTGAGTCATGGGGTTGTGGATTTTGCCATTGTATCGGATTCGCAATGGTTCTTTAAGAAGAATTATTTGTATGAAAATGGGAAGTTGATTGGTAGTCTCGATTGCAATGAAACCGATGTGAATGAGTTTGATGTGGGTTTCACGATTGGCAAAGCCTTCCAAACGACACTCAG ATACATAAATGATTGCGAAAATTGCAAGGACATGGTGACCATAGTGAGGACGATATCTCCGTCTCATTTTGAGAACGGAACATGGAAAACCGGAGGCAATTGTGAACGAACAAAACTGTACAACACCAAAGACGTAGGGGATTTGTTGACGGAAGGCAAAAATAAAGTCGAGTGGGAAGTGAGGAACGTTCAATTGGAAGAAGTCGAGAGAGTGAGGAAAGACGCAGCGACAAGTAGAGATAATTTTCGAGTCATGGACATTACTAAAGTTATGGTGACGAGGCCTGATGGGCACCCTGGTTCACATTGGCGCGACAAAAAGAAGAAAGGGTTTAATGACTGCGTACATTGGTGTATGCCTGGACCGATTGATGTATGGAATGATCTTATGTTAGCTCTATTAAGTAGAATCACATTGTAG
- the LOC141638048 gene encoding uncharacterized protein C630.12: MKIMAEKSRKLTIFFTLIWVLNILYGEMFAFWVPVFWTCSWPHHQHFSSSMTGGGHKTDDFVKVAVLTDPQLMDRTSIGLPPKSLVLETVEFYTDLYMRRAFVSSVMPFKPDVILFLGDYFDGGPFLSNQEWQESLSRFEHIFEVGKSKRTKEIPVYYLTGNHDIGYAWHANHKPEVIERYEIRFGRRNYKFTIGEVDFVVIDAQVVDGTLNDDLTSRTWDFVKNATADVGERSRVLLTHIPLYRPDGTYCGPHRSSAIINQSISRSPYDHRIIYQNYVSEKSSGRLLDLVQPALVLSGHDHDQCTVTHKTKHGPVEEHTVGTLSWQQGNWYPSFMLMSVSTNKSSLEPEVLVHLCFLPRQLFIYMWYIALFVITILALSFWPSYGIDIGHHCVHLMTNVKKLVFKGVFSSGSKEKNEDEDCEYEMMWDAEGGMHLVKKPRTRTPSVESKEINSVERGNAVMRTSRRQTLSQDEGAVKVDSDMNPGSSAVILPRSTKSTAARVVHRILRVLGIVSVIALVNVPLYMMLLFKDWVE, encoded by the exons atgaagatAATGGCagaaaaatcaagaaaattaaccaTTTTCTTCACCTTGATTTGGGTTCTCAATATTCTCTATGGAGAAATGTTTGCATTTTGGGTTCCTGTTTTTTGGACTTGTTCTTGGCCTCATCATCAACATTTCTCCTCTTCTATG ACGGGTGGAGGGCACAAGACTGATGATTTTGTGAAAGTTGCTGTGCTCACTGATCCACAG TTAATGGATAGAACATCCATTGGTCTTCCTCCTAAATCACTTGTTTTGGAGACTGTTGAATTCTATACAGATTTGTACATGAGAAGGGCATTTGTTTCCTCAGTTATGCCTTTCAAACCCGATGTCATTTTATTCTTGGGAGATTACTTCGACGGAGGTCCCTTCTTGTCAAATCAAGA ATGGCAGGAGTCTTTGAGCCGATTTGAGCATATATTTGAGGTTGGTAAAAGCAAAAGAACTAAAGAGATTCCAGTTTACTACCTAACAGGAAATCATGACATTGGCTATGCATGGCATGCTAACCATAAGCCAGAG GTTATTGAGCGTTATGAAATCAGATTTGGCCGAAGAAACTATAAGTTTACTATTGGAGAAGTTgattttgttgttattgatgCCCAAGTGGTTGATG GCACCTTAAATGACGATCTAACTTCTCGGACATGGGATTTTGTAAAGAATGCCACCGCGG ATGTTGGAGAAAGATCAAGAGTGTTATTGACTCATATACCTCTGTACCGGCCAGATGGGACTTATTGTGGCCCACACCGCTCGTCAgccatcatcaatcag AGCATTTCGCGTTCCCCTTATGATCACAGGATAAT ATACCAGAATTATGTCTCTGAGAAGTCATCAGGCCGTTTATTGGACTTAGTTCAGCCT GCACTTGTGCTATCTGGTCATGATCATGACCAATGTACAGTTACCCACAAAACTAAACACGGTCCTGTCGAAGAG CATACTGTCGGAACTCTAAGTTGGCAACAAGGTAACTGGTATCCATCATTTATGCTTATGTCTGTCAGTACAAATAAATCTTCTCTAGAGCCGGAGGTACTTGTCCATCTTTGCTTTCTTCCAAGGCAACTCTTCATATACATGTG GTATATCGCACTTTTTGTTATAACCATCCTTGCCTTGTCATTTTGGCCTTCATATGGAATAGACATTGGGCATCACTGCGTCCATTTGATGACAAATGTGAAGAAATTGGTATTCAAAGGTGTTTTTTCGAGTGGCTcaaaagagaaaaatgaagatGAAGACTGTGAGTACGAGATGATGTGGGATGCTGAAGGGGGTATGCATCTTGTCAAGAAGCCCCGTACACGAACTCCTTCTGTAGAGTCCAAGGAGATTAATTCAGTTGAAAG AGGCAATGCTGTGATGCGTACATCTAGGAGACAAACGCTCTCACAGGACGAAGGTGCTGTAAAAGTGGACAGTGATATGAATCCGGGGTCGTCAGCAGTGATCTTACCAAGATCAACCAAATCAACAGCTGCAAGAGTGGTGCACCGAATTCTTCGGGTGCTCGGGATTGTGTCTGTGATTGCTTTGGTCAATGTCCCACTCTACATGATGCTGTTGTTCAAAGATTGGGTCGAATAA
- the LOC141638042 gene encoding 15-cis-phytoene desaturase, chloroplastic/chromoplastic, protein MSNFGYTCAIQSTSRYVHLGTSNYPNSSSIKASKSELMGNFVRNVSNSKGFGKNKRIGHYPLKVVCVDYPRPELDNTVNFLEAGLLSSSFRNSPRPEKPLEVVIAGAGLAGLSTAKYIADAGHKPILLEGRDVLGGKIAAWKDEDGDWYETGLHIFFGAYPNVQNLFGELGINDRLQWKEHSMIFAMPNKPGEFSRFDFPDVLPAPLNGIWAILRNNEMLTWPEKVKFAIGLLPAMLGGQPYVEAQDGLSVEEWMKQQGIPERVTDEVFIAMSKALNFINPDELSMQCILIALNRFLQEKHGSKMAFLDGNPPERLCMPIVKHIESLGGEVKLNSRLKKIELNEDGSVKSFLLTNGKEIRGDAYVCATPVDIFKLLLPEEWKEIPTFKKLDKLVGVPVINVHIWFDRKLKNTYDHLLFSRSPLLSVYADMSLTCKEYYDPNKSMLELVFAPAEEWISRSDTDIIEATMKELANLFPDEIAADGSKAKVLKYHVVKTPRSVYKTVPNCEPCRPLQRSPVEGFYLAGDYTKQKYLASMEGAVLSGKLCAQAIVQDYELLAGRRKPELAGATNA, encoded by the exons ATGAGTAATTTTGGTTATACTTGTGCTATACAATCCACTTCAAGATATGTTCATTTGGGTACTTCAAATTACCCCAATTCATCTTCAATTAAGGCTAGTAAAAGTGAATTAATGGGTAATTTTGTAAGAAATGTTAGTAATAGTAAGGGTTTTGGTAAAAACAAAAGAATTGGGCATTACCCATTAAAG GTTGTTTGTGTAGATTATCCAAGGCCTGAACTTGATAACACTGTGAATTTTTTGGAAGCTGGTTTATTGTCTTCAAGTTTTCGGAATTCGCCTCGGCCTGAGAAGCCATTAGAAGTTGTGATTGCTGGTGCTG GTTTGGCAGGTTTATCCACTGCAAAGTATATAGCTGATGCAGGTCACAAGCCCATATTGCTTGAAGGGAGAGATGTTTTGGGAGGGAAG ATAGCTGCATGGAAAGATGAGGATGGGGACTGGTATGAGACGGGGCTACATATATTCT TTGGGGCTTACCCAAATGTACAGAATTTATTTGGAGAGCTTGGTATAAATGACCGGTTGCAGTGGAAGGAGCACTCCATGATTTTTGCCATGCCTAACAAACCTGGTGAATTTAGCCGCTTTGACTTTCCTGATGTTCTGCCTGCACCATTGAATG GTATATGGGCTATCTTAAGGAACAATGAGATGCTGACTTGGCCAGAGAAAGTTAAATTTGCCATAGGCTTGCTGCCTGCAATGCTGGGTGGGCAGCCGTATGTTGAGGCACAAGATGGATTGAGTGTCGAAGAATGGATGAAACAGCAA GGCATTCCTGAGCGTGTAACTGACGAAGTGTTCATTGCCATGTCAAAGGCACTAAACTTTATTAATCCAGATGAACTTTCAATGCAGTGCATCTTGATTGCGCTGAACCGTTTTTTGCAG GAGAAGCATGGTTCCAAGATGGCTTTCCTAGATGGTAATCCTCCGGAGAGGCTGTGCATGCCCATTGTTAAACATATTGAGTCACTTGGTGGTGAAGTGAAGCTTAACTCTCGTTTGAAAAAGATAGAGTTGAACGAGGATGGAAGTGTGAAGAGTTTTCTTCTAACTAATGGAAAAGAGATAAGAGGAGATGCTTATGTGTGTGCTACACCAG TTGACATCTTTAAGTTGCTTCTACCCGAGGAATGGAAAGAGATCCCAACCTTCAAGAAGTTGGATAAATTAGTAGGGGTTCCAGTCATTAATGTTCACATATG GTTTGACAGGAAGTTAAAGAATACATACGACCATCTACTTTTCAGCAG GAGTCCTCTTTTGAGTGTCTACGCTGATATGTCATTGACATGCAAG GAATACTACGATCCAAACAAATCTATGCTGGAATTGGTGTTTGCACCAGCTGAAGAATGGATTTCTCGGAGTGATACTGATATTATAGAGGCTACGATGAAGGAACTTGCTAATCTTTTCCCTGATGAAATCGCAGCCGATGGAAGCAAGGCTAAGGTCCTCAAGTATCACGTAGTTAAAACTCCAAG ATCTGTTTACAAAACCGTCCCAAACTGTGAACCGTGTCGACCACTGCAAAGATCACCAGTAGAGGGTTTCTATCTAGCTGGTGATTACACCAAACAGAAGTATCTGGCATCTATGGAAGGCGCCGTTTTATCTGGGAAGCTTTGTGCTCAGGCTATTGTCCAG GACTACGAGTTGCTTGCTGGTCGAAGAAAACCAGAACTGGCTGGCGCAACCAATGCCTGA